A window of Pseudomonadota bacterium genomic DNA:
GGCCCTCGGGTGGTGGAGATCGGCACCCTTGCGGGTTACTCCGCGCTGCACATCGCCCGGGCGCTACCCGACGAGGGCAGGCTGTGGACGCTGGAGTCGGATCCCCGGCATGCGCGAATCGCACGCGAAAACCTGCAAGAGGCAGGCATGGGTGCCAAGGTCGACGTGGTGTTGGGACCAGCGCTGGAGACCCTGCCTGGGCTAGCTGCGCGCGCGGGGCCCTTTGATGCGGTCTTGATCGATGCGGACAAGGAAGCCTATCCGGATTATGGACGCTGGGCCTCGGCCAACCTGCGATCCGGCGGGCTGCTGATCGCCGACAACGTCTACTACTTCGGAGAGCTGCTTGCGGACACGCCGGGCGCGGCGGCCATGCGCCGCTTTCACGAAGAGGCCGCACGCAACTTCGACACCGTCTGCGTTCCGACTCCGGACGGCATGCTCCTGGGCCTGAAGCGCTGAAAGGCCAACCATGAAGGCCGGACACAGCCGGCGCCTGCAGCCCCTCCCATGGTATGGAACCTGACCTGGAGCGTGGGATGCCGCGGGCGCGCACGGGGCATCGCGCAAAACCTGGACGACTCACGCCGCAATACCAAAAAAAGGCGGCGGGCTGGCCCGGACAGCCCGAACACGCTTGACGCACTACCCCGGATCGGCGGATAAAGCCGCCAAGAGTCGGCCACAGTTGCGCGCTGGCAGGTTCCCATTCACAGCCTTGCAAGTGCTGGCGTGGCGTTGCAGCGACCATGCGGGTCTGACGTTGGAACCCGCGCTTCCGAGCTCAGGACGGCGAATCGATGCAGATTTTTCCCCGTGCTGCCAACTTGTTGCCGCTCGTGCTGGGTCTGGGTGCCGTAGCAGCTGGTGGCGGGATTACCTTTGTCTTTTGGTACTTCTTCTCGCCTTGGAATCTGCAGGTTGGCCACGCCCCCCGGCAGCCCGTTCAGTACAGTCACAAACTGCATGCCGGTGAGCTGGGGATCGACTGCCGCTATTGCCACGCGAACGTCGAGCGTTCTCACGAAGCCATGATTCCGGCGACCCAAACCTGCATGGGCTGCCACGCGCTGGTGCGGGCCGACTCCGAGAAACTTGCGGTGGTACGCGAGAGCTGGGAATCGGATCTACCGATCCAGTGGGTCCGGGTCCACAAGCTGCCAGACCACGTTTTCTTCGATCATAGTGTGCATGTGGCTGCATCGGTCGGTTGCGTCTCTTGCCACGGTCGCATCGATCAGATGGAGATCGTCGTCCAGGAGCGACCGATCAGTATGAGTTGGTGCCTGGATTGCCATCGCGATCCAGCTCCGAATCTGCGTCCCCGTCACGAGGTCACGAACATGACCTGGAAGCCACAGAGCTCCGAGCCGATCGCGGCCGCGACAGTAGACCCGCCAACCCACTGCTCGGGGTGTCACCGATGAGCGCTGAACCGCCGAACGCCGAAACACCGAACTCAACCGGCGTGGCGCGCCGTGTTTTTTGGAGCAGCCTGGATCAGAAATCCAATCCACGCCCGGCGACGGATGCGGAAGGGCAATCCGACGCTCCCAAAGCCGCGATCGACGCGGCCGAGTTGCTGCGCGTCAATCGACGGGGCTTCCTGACCCTGACCGGAGCCATCTCCGCGCTGGCGGCCGAGGGCTGTATTCGCCGCCCGGTCGAGAAAATCTTGCCGTATTCGCGCTCGCCCGAGTATGCGGTGCCGGGGGTGCCCCGGAGCTACGCCACCGTCACCGAGCGGCGGGGCGAAGCGCTGGGCCTCATCGTGCGCAGCCACGAAGGCAGGCCCACCAAAGTGGAAGGCAACCCCGAGCATCCAGGCACGGCGGGTGCCACCGACCTGTGGGCGCAGGCTTCGATCTTGCAGCTCTATGACGCGGATCGCTCGAGGAGCCCGGTTCGGGATGGAGCAGCGGCCTCGGTGGCCGACTTCGACGCTTTCGTGCGGGTGCAGCTCGAGGCGGCCCAGGCCAGCGCAGGTGAGGGGCTCAGGATCTTGGCCGAGCCCAGCAACTCACCGACACTCTTACGCTTGCGTGACTCCGTCATGCGTCGCTTGCCGAAGGCCCGCTTCCATACGTACACGCCGGTCAACGAGAGCCAGGTCAGGGAGGGAGCCCGGATCGCTTTTGGAACTCCGGTCGCCACACGCTACGCGTACGACAAGGCCGATGTCGTGCTCTCGCTGGACAGCGACTTCCTGACGACCGAGGCCGGCGCGGTTGCCGCGCTCCGGGGCTTCGGGCGGGGACGCAAGATCGGCTCGGCTCACGGTTCCCTGAATCGCTTGTACGTGGTGGAGTCGCGGCTGAGCTGCACGGGCGCGAGCGCCGATCATCGTCTCCGGCTCGCTGCCGGCGACGTGCAGCGTTATGCGAAGCTGCTGGCCGCTGAGCTGGCGGCCTCGCACGGAATCGCGCTCGGGGAGGTCGCGGACGCAGCCTCGGGTGCCTCGAAGGACGGCATCCCGGCCGAGTGGATTCGGCAGGTGGCGGCCGAGCTGGCGAGCCACCGGGGCCGTAGCCTGATCGTTGCGGGGTCAGGACAGCCTCCGGCGGTGCACGCGCTTGTCCACGTGCTGAACGCAAGCCTGTCGAACGTGGGGCAGACGGTGCGCTATTTTCCGGTGACGGACGCGGCTGAACCCGAGCAGTTTGCGGATCTGGCTGCGCTTACCTCGGATATGGCTGCCGGTGCCGTCAAGACCTTGTTCATACTGGGTGGCAATCCCTGCTACGACGCGCCAGCCGATCTGGAGTTCGCCGGCAAGCTGGCGAAAGTGCCTGCGAGTGCTCACCTGTGCGGGTGGCGCAACGAGACCTCGATGCGCTGTACTTGGCACATGCCCAGAACCCATGAGCTCGAAGCCTGGGGCGATCAACGTGCGAGCGACGGAACCTACAGCGTGCAGCAACCACTCATTGCACCGCTGCATGGTGGGCGCAGCAACATCGAGCTGTTGGCGGGCCTTGCCGGCGCTGCGGCGACCGACGGATACTCAGCGGTTCGCGCCACGCTGAGCGATCGTGGCCTGGGCGGCGAGAGCGCTTGGTTTCGCACGCTGCACCGCGGCCTGGTGGCAAACAGCGCCACGGCGCCGTTGCGGCTCGTGCCGAGAGGCGCGGACACCGCGTTGGCCTTGCAGCAGCTGCCGGCAAGGAAGCCGCCGTCCAGGGACAACCTGGAGGTCGTGTTCGCTGCCGACAGTCGAATGCTCGATGGCCGCTTTGCCAACAACGCCTGGTTGCAGGAGCTTCCTGACCCCATCACCCGCATCACGTGGGACAACGCGGCCACGTTGTCACCCGCTACGGCCGCAGAGCTCGGGGTCCGCAACGGTGCCGTCATCCAGCTGTCGCAGGGCGATCGCGTTATCGAGATCGCTGCCTGGATCGTGCCGGGTCACGCAAACAACAGCATCACGCTGCCGCTCGGGTGGGGCCGCTCGCACGCGGGCCGCTTCGGCAACGGCACGGGCTTCGACGTGTATCCCCTTCGTACGTCCACTGCTCCGCACTTCACGGATGGCGTTCGACTCA
This region includes:
- a CDS encoding 4Fe-4S dicluster domain-containing protein; the protein is MSAEPPNAETPNSTGVARRVFWSSLDQKSNPRPATDAEGQSDAPKAAIDAAELLRVNRRGFLTLTGAISALAAEGCIRRPVEKILPYSRSPEYAVPGVPRSYATVTERRGEALGLIVRSHEGRPTKVEGNPEHPGTAGATDLWAQASILQLYDADRSRSPVRDGAAASVADFDAFVRVQLEAAQASAGEGLRILAEPSNSPTLLRLRDSVMRRLPKARFHTYTPVNESQVREGARIAFGTPVATRYAYDKADVVLSLDSDFLTTEAGAVAALRGFGRGRKIGSAHGSLNRLYVVESRLSCTGASADHRLRLAAGDVQRYAKLLAAELAASHGIALGEVADAASGASKDGIPAEWIRQVAAELASHRGRSLIVAGSGQPPAVHALVHVLNASLSNVGQTVRYFPVTDAAEPEQFADLAALTSDMAAGAVKTLFILGGNPCYDAPADLEFAGKLAKVPASAHLCGWRNETSMRCTWHMPRTHELEAWGDQRASDGTYSVQQPLIAPLHGGRSNIELLAGLAGAAATDGYSAVRATLSDRGLGGESAWFRTLHRGLVANSATAPLRLVPRGADTALALQQLPARKPPSRDNLEVVFAADSRMLDGRFANNAWLQELPDPITRITWDNAATLSPATAAELGVRNGAVIQLSQGDRVIEIAAWIVPGHANNSITLPLGWGRSHAGRFGNGTGFDVYPLRTSTAPHFTDGVRLKVSGRMHAIAQTQEHDSMEGRPVVIDGTLEAYKDKPNFPQYESPIPSVAPLWPTVDYSKGNQWAMNIDLTRCVGCAACVMACQAENNIPVVGKDDVARGREMSWLRIDRYYVGDEHDPEVAFQPLACQHCEEAPCENVCPVNATSHTPSGLNDIAYNRCIGTRYCMNNCPYKVRRFNFRNYNLAIPETERMQKNPNVTVRFRGVVEKCSYCVQRIQDVTIRAKREHRTIAEGEIRTACQQACPAEAIVFGDRNLPGGQLAALDQVDRRYKLLADIGTRPRTTYLAKIRNPNPNMGTGTASAKPETHG
- a CDS encoding O-methyltransferase, producing MADPDSRSGRRYADRELLRYVERVHCTSESELDRAFEAPELHAIPAIQLGKSEAAMVGLLIRLLRGPRVVEIGTLAGYSALHIARALPDEGRLWTLESDPRHARIARENLQEAGMGAKVDVVLGPALETLPGLAARAGPFDAVLIDADKEAYPDYGRWASANLRSGGLLIADNVYYFGELLADTPGAAAMRRFHEEAARNFDTVCVPTPDGMLLGLKR
- a CDS encoding cytochrome c family protein, whose amino-acid sequence is MQIFPRAANLLPLVLGLGAVAAGGGITFVFWYFFSPWNLQVGHAPRQPVQYSHKLHAGELGIDCRYCHANVERSHEAMIPATQTCMGCHALVRADSEKLAVVRESWESDLPIQWVRVHKLPDHVFFDHSVHVAASVGCVSCHGRIDQMEIVVQERPISMSWCLDCHRDPAPNLRPRHEVTNMTWKPQSSEPIAAATVDPPTHCSGCHR